The Solanum dulcamara chromosome 2, daSolDulc1.2, whole genome shotgun sequence region TTGAAGACATTGTCAGCACTGAGCATAAGATTAAGATTAGCTGTATTTTTTAATCACTTTTAATGTAAAGAAGGTTTCTCAGATGTGGTTTCTATTTTAGACATTACAGGATCCTTGTAATGGGCTTGTGTGTCTTGTAAATGTTTTTCCTACTCTTACACTCCCTTTGTGCgaatgatttatgatattgtTACCTTAATTATGCTGAAATTGTGTACTGAAAAACTATATAGCATTGTGAAGTAGAGTACAATAGTGTTCTTTTGGCCAGCTGGATGTTGTTTGTggtttaattttctttattttttatattaacatAGACGTCCTGTACACTGATATCTTTAACTTCACTTgtccaaaataaaatataaaatcaggCTGATTGCATTTCTCAAATTTACTTTTAAAGATCTGATTAAGTTTCTGCAAGTActtaaaatgtcatttttttctgCCAGGGCCCTAGTAGAAGTGCCAAGAGAAAAACTGCTAAAAGGCGATGGTTGCGAGAGATGGCCAAAATTAAGGAGAAGAACACAGTTGTTGAATCAGAAGGACTGGTAAGTGATCTAATGGCGCAGATATGTCAACTAGTACTGCCATACAATGTAACTATTGCTGGTTAAATTTTTCAGCGGAACTGGAAAGAATTGCAGGCTAAAGCTGGAAAGGGAGAGCCTAGCTGCCAACCAAAGGGGCGATTGAATGACGAGGCTAATGGTCACCTGAAAGGACACGTGAGTAGTAATATATATTGATAAAACTTACATTCCTGTTACTTCTGCGTCATGTACTAGAAACTTGAATCGCAAACTTTGCAGCAAAACTGGAAGCAGCagaaaactaaaactaaaaaaGAAGAGGTAACTGGCCAACCAAAGGGACTTGTGAGTGATCTAACATAGACAAATTATTTATCTGCTCTATACTTCTGTTTCTGTTGACAATACAATCTCATGTATGTAGTTGCATTGGAAGCAATTTCATGGTGAAGATAAGAATAGAGATACAAACATAGAAAAGCATGCAGAAGAAAAAAGCAAATCGTGTGGACAATCATGTCAAAATAGTGACACAGAAGATGAAGTTGTTCCAGTTGAAGTAAGGCCTGGGCATATTCGCTTTGAACCTGTTGGAAAAGGTCTTGCATCCCCTCTTTGTTTTGACTACGTGTTCTCCctatacacatatatatttaCCTTTAACTCTCACCCACTTCAGTAACTATTATGCAATCTTgtattttatcaaattattgaatTATGAGCTGATTCAAGTTAAAGTAGGTCAGAATTTTGGTGCTTTTCATTGACATTAATCTTTGTTCTGTGACTTCTGTCTTTGCCACGGGAATAGGTCTAAGATGCTCAAATTCGGTGTGGCATACTGACTGGTGCAGTGGGGCTTTGTTTAATATAACTTGTAGTTTCTTATCAGTTGTTGGTTTTCACTTTTGCTTGTCTTCTTTTTCCCTCTCCTCTTTTTTGCAGGTGATGGGATTTAGATTGTGTATTATTCCTTGCCTGTTCTAAAATATGAATCTGATTCTCTTTTTTCCCTCTATCAAAAATGAATCTGACCCAATGGTGTCAGTCTTGtatcttttttaaattttatggaaAAGCTCTAACGTATGGATATCTTCTGGCTGTTGCAGAACAAGTTTCGAAGCAGAGTCAAGAAGAAGTGGTATGTTTTGCTCAAGTTGTTCTGTGATGGttcttttttcttgaattttccttGTGTCTTATTCTGAATGAAGAGTTTTAGATCTTGAAATCCATGTTTTTGAGCATACCATTTCTCAAGAATGTCTTGTGCAGAATCCTATTGTGTCGAgcaattaaaaatttaacttCATATTGCTTAAAAGCTTAGTGGATGGTTACATGAAAGATGCACCAAAGAGGGAGAAAAAGGGAGGACTCGCACATAATTTTTCCATGATGAGCATGGACTTGAAACGAGATTGTGCTGCTAATAAAGTCatgcatatatattttctaGAAGCTCGCATAATGCTATTAATCTTATTGGTTTTTACCATATCTGAGATGTTGGATAATAAATGCTATATATTGTATTATACTAACAGattggaaaaaagaaaataatctaaaataatcTGGCAACCCTATTTTCATCCATTTGAATATTTGTGTTTATCTGTCATAATCGTTATTAATTTTTCAAGTGTTTCATTGTTGGTGAATATTTCAGAATTGCTGCACTAACTGTCATTGCATAGACATGTTTGCCCTCTACAAAGTGACCAGTATCTTGGTCcaccttttccttttttctctgATTAGATAATTCCGTTCTGTACTGGAATcataccaaaatatcaaaagTATTCCTTCTAGATGTAATGGCGCAAAAACCAGATAATTGGCTGCCTTCGTAAAATTTATTTGACACATTTTCTGCTGGAAATTTCATCATCTTTGATTAGCATTATGATATAGGTTACAGTGTCTCAGACAGGACTAGTGGTAGGCATGTTCCGTGAAATGAAATATGTGTTTCTTAATGGGATAACTCTTTTCTTCTTGAGTAATGAATCTCCAAGTTACGTGCAGGAAAGTTTCAGGTGGAATGGTATGATGAGCAAGAAAAAGGGACAAAAATGGGGCCAAGAGAAAGTTTCATTTTCCGAAAAGAATGATTCTCTAGGTTCAAACAAAGAATATCCTGATAAGAAATGGAACCAAAAGAAAGACTCATTCTCCCCAAAAAACGATTCTCCCAGTTCAAACAAAGGACATCCTGAGATGATGAATCGTAAGAGACAGAAATGGGGCCAAGAGAATTTTTCATTTTCCCAAAAGAATGATTCTCTAGGTTCAAACACAGAACATCCTGATATGATGAATCGTGAGAGACAGAAATGGAGCCAAGAGAAAGACTCATTTTCCCAAAAGAACGATTCTCTCGGTTCAAACAAAGAACATCCTGAGATAATGGATCGTAAGAGACAGAAATGGGGCCAAGAGAATGTTTCATTTTCCCAAAAGAATGATTCTCTAGATTCAAACAAAGAACATCCTGAGATGGTGAATGGTGAAAAAGAGcctcattttcatgaatcaatTGACTTCAATACACTTCCTTTTCTTCCTGGCCTGCCCAAGGTTTGTTCTTGTTTTTTAATGCATCTGTAGCCTTCAGTATTTGTTGCACTGATATCTGCAGTTAACTTTCGACTAGTGAGACTCACACAAAGCAGTTGACAATCTACACTACCCAACACTCCAGACATTGGTTGGTTGATGTATTGGTTTGGTGACACACAATTTTAGTATTTTAACTGTTTTTCAATTTGTCAGGAAGGTCTTGTGATTGCATACAGGCTGCTTGAGTTATCATCAACCTGGACCCCTGAAGTTTCCTCCTATCGGGTATTAGTTATCTCCATCATATTATGTACTTCTGATTGATGTACATCATGATAGTGAATTTGATGTTCCCTTCTGCTGTAGGTTGGGAAAATATCATGGTATAATTCTGAAGCAAATAGAGTTTTGCTGATGCCAGTAGCTGAATTTCCAGTCATTTCTACTGAGGATGAGGCTTCAAAGCAACCAGATAGCCCTATTTATAATGAAGACGGATCTCTGGAGGTACTTGAGTAAAATTGATTCACTCCTATGCGTGGTGATCAATATTTATGCAGATTTCAAGTGAACTTAAGTTGCCATCCTCTGGGATGCAGATTTCAAGTGAACTTAAGTTGCCATCCTCTTAATGCATATGACTGTTCTCAATACAAAACCACGCCTTTTTGCAGATTGATTTTCAAGCACTTCTTGAAGTTCGTCTGATGAATAGTACTCCAGACCAAGCAGGAGTACCTGGTGGGGTTATTGAAGGTTCTGCTGTCAATGAGTCCACTCCAGTGCTTGGAAGCAGTAAAAAGAAAACTGAAACTCCAACTGCTGGTAATTTTCATCGTCTTTCCTATGCTTAAGGAATGGGATTGTTAAAGCTGGGAGATCTAACATaaaatttaatctttttttcattttcttttgggACCTTAAGGAGGTGGAGAAGTAAGCAATGGAAAACAAATAAAATCGACTCCTTCAGGTGTGAACTAATGTTTTAGAGACTCTTGAGATACCTAGTGATTTATGAAATCCATTAGTGTGAACTAATGTTAGATCCTGACTATGCATCAATGATCAATGTGAATTAACAGAAAATGGCGGAGTAAACCTGTGGGAGCAATTCAGTGATACTCTAAAGTCCAAGAAGGCAGAATTAGCACAGGAAAGTAGTTGGGATAAGGCAAGTACTGGGAAGAGCCCGTGGTCATATCGATCAATGAGAGGCACTGCGCTAGGCCCTACAATGGCCTTCCTAAGATCCCAAAAGAAAATATGAGAAGAAGTTGAAGTTGCATATTTTGTTCATGAGATGAAGTTGCAGCTGCATATTTTgttcatattatcatatattaaCATGCTTCATTCTCTAAATTTTGCAAAATTCTCAATAACGAAGAGAATTAACTGTTTTAACTTTCTCGGTTATGAAATTATCAGGGAAGGTTTGTAGTGTAAAAATGGAGTTCTTGATGCACCCTTTATCTACTGTTTCTTAAATTCGGGTTGAGCATTGGTGTAAAGGAATTCAGGGATTATGATAAGCCATATAGTATCTGCATTCCAGTATAACTCTGCGATCCTGTTAAATTATTGTAATGAAATATCAGTGGTCGGATGTACctttatttataatttcagAAACCTCCCCTCAGGTTTTGCGTCGTTTTGCTGACCTCTTGTGGTATATGATCTTACACTTACCttccttattttgatattttgtaaCAATTCTTTAACTTAATTATTACTAATGCAAAAAAAATCACGATCTAACCTAACTAATTCGCCCTCATTGtttgtttaattaattttgatattttgtaaCAATTCTTTAACTTAATTATTACTAATGCAAAAAAAATCACGATCTAACCTAACTAATTCGCCCTCATtgtttgtttaattatttttacaaaCATACAGATTGTGCCTTTTTGTTTAATACGTTAATTATTTATGCttcagttttttaaaaaatcgtGTACGTAAGTGTAGGCATGTTCCAAGAGCATAGTATTTCGTCTTCTTCACTCATCAGCCCCACATATATACTCTTTAAATCCTAGAAACATACAACATACCAGTGGAATTTTCACAAGTAGAGTTTGAAAATGATAGCGTATACATCTACACTCTACAAGTGGAGTCTAGAAAGATAGTGTGTACCAGACTTTACCTCTACCTTAAAAGGTAAATCTCAGAAACATAAAAGTGTAAATGCCACCGGTGATCAGCCTTTCTATCTGGTACTAGGACTAGTAGGGTAGAGACACTATTGGGCGGGGCTTCCTCGATCACAGCTTCTCGCTTAGCTAGCTACCAGACTAGTATGCAAATCAACTCCTCACGTCAAGCCGTCTTCAACTATTCTTTCTTTAATCCTTTCTGGCTTGGCTAGGGCGGCTTATTGTGATTCACTAAATAATTTTGGACCATTGTCAAATCTAATAACCAAAAtcgatttcttcaatttttctggGTTGTTACAATGCCTTCAATAATTTgtaatcaaatcaaattttctGAATAAACCCATCGTTTCTTCCAACATCTATTGTGGTGTTGTCATTTTTGATAGTGCAAAGGAGTTCATATTGTTAAACTTAATTAATATTGCAATTAAAATCTGATTGGTCATACTgtgatttttttactttaataaaattaagttaaaaatataaaaacaagaGAGGTGATGTAACAGTGTATACCACATATCTCCAAAATCATCCCTTATTATTTTTTGGTGGATATAATATTCATCTTCAACTTcaaatattcttattttttcatgtATTACCAAATCTTGTCCCTGCCAAAGTTAAAGTCTattcaagttccataaggaagaAACAGTTGATATCTTTTTTATCCATGCACGTTCATATTCCAATATTGAATGAAGAAGCTGTGGAGCCAAACAAGCCCCAATCTACATTGAACAATTTATGATAGAAAACATTTAAGAGAATTTGGGTATGTAACAATGCTAAATGTCCCAATGCAGGGCCTATTACATTACACCTTTTGGTACTGAGTGAATTTGGATTGTATGGACAGGGAAAAAGGGACCAGTATACTTATTTTCCAACAagagtagtatatatataatatacttaTTAACTCCTCCTATACAGCAACTTCTTCCCTGTACATGTCCTTCGGCGAGAGAAATTTAATCCTCTCCTTGTATCATTCAACATCACACAAGCAGAAACCTTCGACTTTTACTGCTTGGGATGCTCATTAATCAAACATCCTTGCCGGAAGGACTGAAGCAAAGAGTTTGCATACCTCAATGGTATCCGCGACATTTTTAATgaacctacttgaccccaataTCTAATGCCTTCTCAAATGAGAAACACGGCAGATGCCTAAGAAGCTGCTCGGGTTCCTCACCTTCTTTCACTATCTGCATTCAAGTCAAATAACAAGTAGTTGTAATTAatcatttgtgaaaaagaaatttAACTTGAGCTAGTCTCTCTGTATCACTTGCTGGAAAAGATCACACGTTGCCAAATCTGATTcgtttttaataataataaaaaagaggCAGAATAAGTACCTGAACTAGAGAGCTAGTGGACAGGCCCTTCTGAATAAGAAAACTGAGTCCAACTTTCTCCCAATGGACATGACTATCTTCACACATGGAATCATTGTTGATCACTTGATCTGAACTTTCCTTCCATTGCACATCACGCCCAATCCAGACATACAAACTACTGGAACTATTTTCATCTAAACTCAAGTCAGGAATGACTATGATATAGACGGAGCTTGAATCGAAAACCCCAGAAGACAAGCCTACTTTATGCATAGAAGGCCATTGGTAAAAACCTAAATCAGTTGTTTCTGCAACTCGGATGGGAGTGTCAATTGGATGGTCATTGAAACTGCCAGATACATAATCTTCAGGTGGAACTCCATTTTGGAGTTGATTGTCAGTAATCGAATTCTCAGCATCTAACATTATCTCCTCTTTACTAGTATCAACACAATCTCCGTCATTAAAGCTGTCACACTCGATACACTTCATTGAATTGTCTTCAAAATTAGGAAGAGAAAATGATGATGTTCTCACCAACTTTACTGCAATTTGAGCGGAATCATCATTGGAACGTAACATCATCATAGGAGGAGGATGACTGCCTCTACGCTCTGCTAGTGAAGGGGAAGTTTCTTTGTACTGTAAACAACTGTTAGCAGGACTAAGAGCACGACTGGTTGGAAATGCTTCTTCTGCTGCTGGAAAGGGTGCTCCTTTACAAAGTAAAGATGAActtactttgaagaaatcatTCTTCAAAAAATTAGGATCCTCATGTTCAAATCTTGTAGGTGAAGGCTGTGCAGATAGGTATGCCAAGTCAGACCAATTAGAAGACGAGGGAGAAAAGGTGAAAGAACTGGAGTAATCTGAGGTTGAAGGTGAGAGTGAGGGGGATGTGGTATTAGACTTTGGTTTACTAACAAGAAAACAAGAGAGAGAATCAAGTGAGCTAAATGAAGGTGATGGCGATAGCACAGGCTCTGAATCAAGACCAGGGTTTTCCACATCTCTACAAGGATCCTTTGTCCAACTTGGACTGCTAGTTGCATAAGAAGAGAAGGAATCTGGTGATCCATACTGAGGACTTGAAGGTGATAAAGGCAAAGCAGGAGAGAGTTCTTTAATTGTGTCCATCTTATCAAGTACAGGACTCGTTTGGCCAGTATGACTGTATAACTTGGAAGCTGTGATAAATTCTTTTATTATCCCACTGGAAAACTTCCGTCTCAATCTACTCCATCCATTTTGTCTTGCAGGAAGACATGTCTCAGATTCAGTACCTGACAATGGAAAAGGTGGAACAACCCCACCGGCAAGTGCTTTGCagaaaatttcaaaatcaagatcatattcattcttttGACCAATACACTGGCTGATATTATCAGTAATCAAGTCATTTTCAGCTAAGAAATTGGCTTCCACCTTGgtcttttctttgccacaaccACCAGAAAAGAAGCTTTCATGGCTAAGAGCACTCCAAAAATCAGAAGGCTCTTTGCCTTCATTGATAAATAAAACAGGACCTTGGGCTTTTTCATAGCGGATTACCTGAAAGGCTGCAGCCCTGGCATTATCTAACATTACAGAGGTACAATGCTTCCCTATCCACACGTATATAGCAGAAGGAATAAGAACAAGGAAGGCTCCACGAGAATCTAGTCCTTCGGCTCTTGGCTCACTCAGCATCTTTGGCACCAAATGAAGGGGATCATATGGGGAGTGAGGTGCCATCCTGTACATTCTTAGCACAGAAGTCGGACTTACAGGTAGAGCATGCACTCGTTTCTGGCACTGCAACAGT contains the following coding sequences:
- the LOC129880403 gene encoding protein-tyrosine-phosphatase MKP1-like, with the protein product MLEVDEKDRVPPGGNRKTYARSISWSDRSPTKSSAKPQWNSKARACLPPLQPLSITRPSAEEWPCAGSDDLGIWPNPSTPGVRLGSFSTHEGSATKQAPREFEFKKDKLAFFNKECSKIVDHIYLGSETVAKNRDILHENGITHVLNCVGFSCPEYFKDDLVYKTLWLQDSPTEDITSILYDVFDYFEDVREQGGRVFVHCFQGVSRSASLVIAYLMWKEGMSFEDAFQHVKAARGVTNPNMGFACQLLQCQKRVHALPVSPTSVLRMYRMAPHSPYDPLHLVPKMLSEPRAEGLDSRGAFLVLIPSAIYVWIGKHCTSVMLDNARAAAFQVIRYEKAQGPVLFINEGKEPSDFWSALSHESFFSGGCGKEKTKVEANFLAENDLITDNISQCIGQKNEYDLDFEIFCKALAGGVVPPFPLSGTESETCLPARQNGWSRLRRKFSSGIIKEFITASKLYSHTGQTSPVLDKMDTIKELSPALPLSPSSPQYGSPDSFSSYATSSPSWTKDPCRDVENPGLDSEPVLSPSPSFSSLDSLSCFLVSKPKSNTTSPSLSPSTSDYSSSFTFSPSSSNWSDLAYLSAQPSPTRFEHEDPNFLKNDFFKVSSSLLCKGAPFPAAEEAFPTSRALSPANSCLQYKETSPSLAERRGSHPPPMMMLRSNDDSAQIAVKLVRTSSFSLPNFEDNSMKCIECDSFNDGDCVDTSKEEIMLDAENSITDNQLQNGVPPEDYVSGSFNDHPIDTPIRVAETTDLGFYQWPSMHKVGLSSGVFDSSSVYIIVIPDLSLDENSSSSLYVWIGRDVQWKESSDQVINNDSMCEDSHVHWEKVGLSFLIQKGLSTSSLVQIVKEGEEPEQLLRHLPCFSFEKALDIGVK
- the LOC129880402 gene encoding coilin isoform X2; translated protein: MDGVRLRLSFKDPDILSDLQKSEGFKRTWLLLKPQQHRTVSDLSSYLLHTFQLHDSCPNGILLSMDGFVLPPFESTCILEDKDVVSVKKKGGHLAVNGNNGPNAILAVERHNGPNVVENLQIVEKQPLMGGPLLLTNEAFDHGAGGYESSGSGEPEDESEKEEEAEPEEDTSHQKNALVGNAISKKRKASEMLPSSKKKKHCCDVKEKLDEQTEKQEDLTSKKQKVSESNNKDMENNKGNAESNEDSPIASSVKKNGELQKNGVENIEAPPNSDATKKKGPSRSAKRKTAKRRWLREMAKIKEKNTVVESEGLRNWKELQAKAGKGEPSCQPKGRLNDEANGHLKGHQNWKQQKTKTKKEELHWKQFHGEDKNRDTNIEKHAEEKSKSCGQSCQNSDTEDEVVPVEVRPGHIRFEPVGKEQVSKQSQEEVESFRWNGMMSKKKGQKWGQEKVSFSEKNDSLGSNKEYPDKKWNQKKDSFSPKNDSPSSNKGHPEMMNRKRQKWGQENFSFSQKNDSLGSNTEHPDMMNRERQKWSQEKDSFSQKNDSLGSNKEHPEIMDRKRQKWGQENVSFSQKNDSLDSNKEHPEMVNGEKEPHFHESIDFNTLPFLPGLPKEGLVIAYRLLELSSTWTPEVSSYRVGKISWYNSEANRVLLMPVAEFPVISTEDEASKQPDSPIYNEDGSLEIDFQALLEVRLMNSTPDQAGVPGGVIEGSAVNESTPVLGSSKKKTETPTAGGGEVSNGKQIKSTPSENGGVNLWEQFSDTLKSKKAELAQESSWDKASTGKSPWSYRSMRGTALGPTMAFLRSQKKI
- the LOC129880402 gene encoding coilin isoform X1, whose protein sequence is MDGVRLRLSFKDPDILSDLQKSEGFKRTWLLLKPQQHRTVSDLSSYLLHTFQLHDSCPNGILLSMDGFVLPPFESTCILEDKDVVSVKKKGGHLAVNGNNGPNAILAVERHNGPNVVENLQIVEKQPLMGGPLLLTNEAFDHGAGGYESSGSGEPEDESEKEEEAEPEEDTSHQKNALVGNAISKKRKASEMLPSSKKKKHCCDVKEKLDEQTEKQEDLTSKKQKVSESNNKDMENNKGNAESNEDSPIASSVKKNGELQKNGVENIEAPPNSDATKKKGPSRSAKRKTAKRRWLREMAKIKEKNTVVESEGLRNWKELQAKAGKGEPSCQPKGRLNDEANGHLKGHQNWKQQKTKTKKEEVTGQPKGLLHWKQFHGEDKNRDTNIEKHAEEKSKSCGQSCQNSDTEDEVVPVEVRPGHIRFEPVGKEQVSKQSQEEVESFRWNGMMSKKKGQKWGQEKVSFSEKNDSLGSNKEYPDKKWNQKKDSFSPKNDSPSSNKGHPEMMNRKRQKWGQENFSFSQKNDSLGSNTEHPDMMNRERQKWSQEKDSFSQKNDSLGSNKEHPEIMDRKRQKWGQENVSFSQKNDSLDSNKEHPEMVNGEKEPHFHESIDFNTLPFLPGLPKEGLVIAYRLLELSSTWTPEVSSYRVGKISWYNSEANRVLLMPVAEFPVISTEDEASKQPDSPIYNEDGSLEIDFQALLEVRLMNSTPDQAGVPGGVIEGSAVNESTPVLGSSKKKTETPTAGGGEVSNGKQIKSTPSENGGVNLWEQFSDTLKSKKAELAQESSWDKASTGKSPWSYRSMRGTALGPTMAFLRSQKKI